Genomic DNA from Gossypium hirsutum isolate 1008001.06 chromosome A01, Gossypium_hirsutum_v2.1, whole genome shotgun sequence:
aataaaaatattagtatttatttacaagtctttcatatttttgtttaatttaataatgacATGTCATATTATTATCCATTGATAGTGCATGAGACTTATGCACCAACGATGCAttaaatattattcatttttttaaaaataatttgtatataataaaattcaaaaatcatattttatatttttcttaaataattcATGTAAAGTTTTTATATCAAATGACGCActtatattaagttttttttttacttttattaaaaactctataaataaaattataatcaatttaaataatggGAGTTAAGTGAGATGACAAGGTCTCTCCTACCTTAATCAATAGTTGAAGGTTCGATTCTCACCATGAATATGAGATAGCTTTAAAACTCGTAGCTAGTGTCTAACCCTTAATGGACCTACTGAACGTGGAGAGATTGTTATTGGGCTCTGTGCAATGCTTACCTTAAACAATATATAATggatttatgaaataattttattttatttattttattattgtttgcaGTTGTTCTGTCATTCAGTGGATTTTGATCGATgtgaaaataagaataaaataaataagtgtgAACATTAGCCATTTATTGGGCATCCTTTGGCATTTTCTCTTACATGATTGGGACATGCATTCACTTCGTTTGTTAAACTAGTTTTTGTCCCATTGGTTAtactaattaattattaaaatccaTAGTACAACTTATAATATTTCTTAGGTttatttccataattaattaaattttagtattaaattaaaagaaaaaagacaaaGGAGCCGACTATTGCATGTTGGTTCTTCTTTTACTtgtctaaaatataataatttgttGACTAAATGaaggttaattaattattttacaattaaattgatGTTTTATTTTACACGCGAAAAATGtggtagaaaaataaatatttggacacacaaaattagaatattgttattaatgtctatgataaaaaaaaaaatttcccatcttatattttttcataatttgttCCTTTCTCGAATGattaattttaaagaaatataaaatttatttttatagaaaaaaatctAATCACGAATTTCAACCTTctactttacaaaaattaaaatttagtctctctattttaatttgttaaaatttggtTCTCATATTTTTACGAAAATTAAGAAGTAGTTAATCCAATTGTGAGATATTGCTAGACATTATCGTTAAATCATTGACCTAAAAATTACTAGttcaataatttatatgtaataaaTTAGTAAAAACTAGTTGTTGAAGTTCTTGTGTTTATGAACAACCAGTTTAACTTTTCAGTTTTCATGAAATACGGGCCAAATTCTGACAAACCAATATAGAGAGtctgattttttaattattataaagtaAGGGgatgaaattcataattaaaaattaataataataacaacttaAGTTTGTTTCGTAAAAAAAACCCATCAAATATAACTagataaacaaaaaatatttattttcatcaaCATGAAAATAGATATGTTAAAGGGTTGAATTATTTGTTCAATCCAACAAGTTCGATTCAAGAGCAGTACAGAGGCCTTCCCCAATGGAAAATTGCTTGTTTAGAccccctaaaataataaaattataaattaatatatagtaaattgcactttggccccaaaaataaaaaaattatttttcgtcccttaaaatgatgaaattataaattaataaatgataaaattatgttttgacctctaaaaaaattataattaaatttcatcaCTCTCTAAAAGAATTTCTAGATTCGCCTCTGCATGGTAAATTTGCCCTTTTAActcctttaaaatttatgaaaatataaataagtataatgataaaattatacctTAACCCCtcctaaaaatttattattcaatcttggtacattctaatttaatttaatttaattcaacttgAATTActattatgataaaaaaaatacaattcaaaAGTATTGATTGGATCATCTTTGAAATTCAACCTGTTTTTAAGCATTAATTTCTTTCTAGAACGTCTTTTGGTTTATCATTAAAGACGTTGAATTACTTTCATTAACATCATCAAATGCAGATTATAACgctataattaattaattaatattgataattaaacatatagataaaaaaaaataaagctgTTATTTGTAATTAACAAACAGCAAACCTCAGCAAAAATCACTTCCATTGACTGATGCTAAACGTggcaataaaattttattcaatattatgaatttttgttttaaaaaagtgTACATAATTACTTAAACTCACATAATTCACTGTTAATGTGTAAGTTTGTACGTAGATATTAgtgaattaaatataattaacaatattGTATTGATATTTTCATaaagaatttatatttgatgTGCTGACAGGGAGAGGACATGTAGGGACGTTCGCCCTCtcgaaaaaggtaaaattgcaaTATAATCCTTTAAAAATCTGTGatgtattataaattaatacaataataaaatggTACTTTGACTCTTgaaagaaatttaatttaattctagcTTTCTTTAAAGTAACTTCGACGTTTCATCCTGTTGATACTATATAATTTTATGCATTGCAAATGAATTAGATTATGATATATCATCAAAAAGTTTAATACTTCTTTTTTGGTTCATATCAAATCATTTTATATACTATTATCCAGAGCAGGGGCGAAGTCAGAACAAACTTTTAGGGGGTTGaatgattaaatcgaatttttataattttaaagaggCCAAAGTACaaatttacctttactaatttaaaatttataattattttaagggctaaataaaaattttctattttagggccCTGCGAGCCCACTGTATCCGCCTCTAATCCAGAGAGATCAATTAAAGATCATAATCAACTAAACGTGAATGATCTTTCAGCTTGTTTTAAAAATCTCAATGTTCTACATCGGCAGGGGTGGATGGTCATTAAGACCTAGAGGGGCCTTGGCCCTCCAAAGTTTTGtctctcaaatttttttaaagttctgatttaaacttgatttttttttaaaaagaatcatTTAGACACTTTAATATTTTTTGCTAATTTTCATAAACCTCCAAAAATTTTGAACagaccaaaattttttaaaattctaactAAAACCTtcatctttttaaaaattttagttcggTCCCTCTAAAACTTAATGCCACATCCACCTATGTGTATCGGTTCCTTGATGTATTTGGTGGCGGGGACAAGGGCATAGATAAGGAAGGCAAGCAGTGGCCTTAGCCCTGTCAAAAATAGTAAATGTGTCTTTTAGTCCCTTTGAAGTTTATgaaattacaaattaatataattataaaattatattttgaactCTAAAAATTGATGAGATTTCTCTGTctcctaaaataaattttaaattttgctctcgagtaaaaaaaattatttcatggaTTATTTCCACCACATCATATTGGTCCcacctaattaaaataaaacacatcATCTTTGATTTGAAAGTTTAGTCCAAATGTGCTGTGGACAAAAAATAATTATCCTTTTCTAATTGAACAAACCATAGATAATAAAGTGGAAAaagttcataaaataaattctccAAGAATAGAGATGAGGTTAAGACACTAAATGCCAAAACCCTAAAATCAAAATTACATAAACTTcgattttaataatatacaatCATTTGATTCATGGATAAAGCATAAATTTCATTctgatttttataaataattttagtgtATTACAAATGAgaatatttaaaagaataatgataaataaaagaaactgaaaacaATAATcgcaatattttaaataatacacGTAAAACGTGTCGCTCTCTTTGGTCTAAAAGGGCACATGCATGGCTAAAGACTAAATAGTATACAAATAGCTTTGATCGCAAGGAAGCTGAACCAGAGAGTGAGTCGACGGTGGGTGGGTGGGTGAGTGAGTGACTCAGTGAGTTGAAGGAAAACATGGTAAAGAAACCTTGCTGTGATAAGAGCGGGCTGAGGCAAGGAACCTGGACGGCGGAGGAAGATAGAAAGCTAACAGCTTATATTACCAGATATGGCTGCTGGAATTGGCGTCAACTCCCCAAGTTTGCAGGTAAAAAAACACAACATTCTATAGAAACCCTAAAAcacctcaaaatttttttataaaacgaTAATGATTGATCGAAACAGGAAGGGggttaggactaaattataaattttttactaACTTACAGCTTTATAATTTATAGAGGGATTATAACTGATACTTCTGTCGTTTTTGAGGgtcaaaaaatgtaattttatgtaACTTACATAGAGGGACTGGATTAATATTCCACTGTTTTAAAAAAGATtaagaattgaattataaatttttaggaatcaaaatgcaattttatCTTTGCACTAGGAATTCAGCACTTCTCTAGGGACCAGAGTAGCATTTCTTTAGATTGAAATGGTTATAAGCTAATTGTTCAAGGCATTTATTTCGGGTTAATTCATCTTACATCCTCAAACTATGACTCGAATTTTAGATTGGTTTTCAAACtataaaatattctaattgaGTCCTCAAAGTATCAATATCATATTGATTAGATCATTGTCAACTTAAATTTGATGTGGAGCATATTTATGAAACATGGGTCAAATTGTAAACACGTGTGTATGACGTCGTGTTAAAAAGAGATCTAATTTATCTAAGCTATCTATGGAGCAGGTACATACTTATCGCAGTTTAATCCAAGTGTTTTAAATATGCTTCATATCAAATTTGAATTGACACTTACTAATAAAAAAGGCTTGATTGATAAGATACTAATATTTTGAGGACACAATTTGAACATTATAAAGTTTAGGGATGTTTGGTGGAATTATCTCCTTCTTTTCAAGATGTCTGCATGCATGGATAGATGGTACTGTTTCAGGTCTGGCGAGGTGCGGGAAGAGTTGCAGGCTTCGATGGATGAATTATTTAAGGCCAAACCTCAAGAGGGGGAACTTcaccaaggaagaagatgagacTATCATCACTTTACACGAATCTCTGGGAAACAGGTAATACAACTATTAAGTTCGAATTTAAGAATAACAACAACAAACCATTACAATGAATTTTcataaaaggaaatttatatatatattttgttaaagtGCCCCCTAAGCTGTTTCATTTTACCCCAAAAACATATAGTTTCAATCTAGAATTAAAGGTGAGTTTAGAATATAGTTTAAATCTTTCttaaaaactataataatatAACATTCATGAAATATAAGTCTGAAAAAtggatttgaacaaaaaaataaaactcatTTTCTAAACAGGTTGGGCCTGCCCgaatttgcaaaaagaaaaaaaggttgttttttaatgttttgccactattttttcattgttttgctatcatttaattattatattgttattattttgttgttatttcttGGAtgttgtataactcttgttttattaataattttgcttctattttagaggtatttgcttgctaagttgcatTTATTTTAGTGctatttaattttttctcatttgttgggaaatagttattttaatatttttagtgcatttgatgtattatattttttaaatatatttttatataaaaaataatagagaatTCTTTAATGCGGGTTAGGCTGGATTTTAGTATTTTCATCTAGATCGGgcttagaaaaaaatttaggcccatattttgagTCAAAATGAGCCCGAACCTAGAAAATGAGCCTAAATTTATTACTTGACTCGACCCTACCCATGGACAACTCTAGTTTAGAATATAGTTTAAAGCCTTTTTAAAAACGATAATCATGTAACATtcgtgaaatatatatataccctaaaacacaaatataaattcaacttattaccttttttaaaatatatataaattaatgatttttatatacaATTCCTATTAATGTTATAATTCCTTCAATTTATAAATTAGAGAATAGTACGTGTTTAATTGCGCTCAAATCCACGTCCTCTTATAAGTTACAACAATAACGATGTCAACTTTATAAATGATGGTTAAATTTGtaagtaataataaataaaaataatcaatgatAGAGATCTTAACACGTCAAGCAATTCTAATAATGTAATTCTTGGTTCCAAAATTTGGTAACtaagtttatttatatatatattttggtccGTTTTAGTGCATGTACTTATCCGTTTTTTCTAATTTAACATTAGAACTTCTATAAAATTGTGATGATACTACGACCGTTTAAAATTGTATTATGTCAtcacttgaaattttaaattaattattttaagtttcaGGTGATAACATGCATGGTGGTAAAAGTACTACAGAGACTCTTGTATCAggagttagattacattttacccctctactaaaaaaaggttaaattagttCTTGTATATTTGATCAAAGAGCAATTTGGtcatctgttaaaaatttatccatttttactgttaaaaattggtccttAAATATTAGCGTGAGGTATATATGGCACGCTACATATAACTGTTTAGTTGTTTTGTTAGCcacaccaatttttaacaatagaatggataaatttttaaacagaaaagattaatttactatttgatctaatgtacaaagactaatttgtctatttttttagtaTAGGAGGCAAAATACAATCTGATTCTTAATATATGCCTTCATGGTAATTTTACCTATGAATTACATTATTTTTTTCACAATATGCAGGTGGTCAGCCATTGCTGCCATGTTACCAGGAAGAACAGACAATGAAATAAAGAATCATTGGCACACAAATCTCAAGAAGCACGTTAAACATAAGCCCTCAACCACGAAATTACACGATAAATACACCAACAATCAAAACCTAAACGACGACCATCTTCAAATAAACCCCATCATTCCGCCATTGATCCTCGAAAgctcaccaccaccaccattatcaaccaatacacaaaGCCCCTTCACCACTACAGATAACTCAGTTGAATCGACCAAAGCTGACTCTGTTTCTGATTTTTGGTCCGAACCATTTCTGTTAGACATTTTGTCGGACGATTTGCCGACGATGGGTGCATCCGCAGGCTTTGAATTTGATCTTCTTGATGGAGAAATCTTATCACCTTTCGGTTTCTACGATGATCTTGAACCCTTCAGCTTCTAATATCAAGTATCGTATATAGGGATATGGTCAATTATAGTTTTGACCCCTTCactatgtttaaattttgttaagtggAGGTTAACTTTTTCTTAAGAGATCTTCAAAGTGTCATTAGTTCAAAACCAACAAATCCATCAACAGGTTAGTATCATCCTCAAGTTAAGATTTTGTCTCTTGACTCTGTCAAGAGCCCGAGCTAAAGGCTTGATTTGTGCCATTCATCACACACAACCACCTATACCAAGGGGGCTTGCAGGTCGTGCGCTTGATAGGGTTTGAACCCTTGCCCCTTATATGGAATCTAAGGGCATTTATACTACCAAGTGCACGGTGCATGGTCCAATTCGAAGAGTTGCTCTTGATTCGGGAATCCCACCTCCATCTTGTGCTATCGATAAAGTCAGGAGACAAAACCCAAACCTGACTCGAGGACAATTCCAACTTGTTGATTGGTTCATCAACTTTAGATGAACAAGACCTTGAAAACTTCTTCGAAAGAAGTTGGTCTCCCCTCAACAAATTTATAATCtagtccctatattttaatttaacataatttagttATTTACTTTTATAATGCCATTAGTTAATTCAAATAGTTACTAGCATTAACCATTTTGGTTATCGtctttgatttttcttaaaaacatcaTTTCCAACACAAAATATTCATGTGATCAACATGATAGGTTGGAAATTTTGTTTTTTAgattaactaatgacattataaaagtaaaagACTAAATTCTAGCAGTTATTAAATTATagggctaaattttaaatttaagtatagtagagggatataaattaaaatttgaccatttAGTTTATAGCTCGTGAATTTATATGTACGTCAATACGTCATAAACTACACTTTTAAGATTATTCCTAAAGAAATTATAATGTGGTATGATGAAGAATCATATCTGAGACTTTTAGATTTATAGAATggtttattaataattaaaggtAAATAGTTGATCTTATAAATAATACTATAATTAAgagtataaaaaaaaatattgtaagcTACAAAATAGAAGCAGGATTGTTCAATATTTCGAATTAATAAAAGGATCTCTTTTCTAAAGATTCCATTGAGTATAGGACAAATCAATAAGttctattaatttatatttatataaatatttcataatataatttttagcctctaaatttgataaaattataaatatttttattagaaaaacaATACTGATTCAATAAAACAgtagggttaattttttttaaaatcttaagaCCATTAGATTTTAATTGGTcggtattgttattttttaataaaattataaattttttataacttttatgatttttaaataattttaaatttttaaaaaggcttaaatgattttttcaaatttattactaAGGACTTTTTTGACCCTTTAGTTTTACTAGTTTCAAAAAGTTATAGTTTAGtaggtcaaattgaataaaagtgtaaAGGATGAAGGCTAAATTTGTCATCATACCTTATATATAAACGCCAAATTTTATGAGAGAGACTATTTTGCAGATATAATACCAAGAGTTTTTGTGATACTTTACTGATAATAGTGCTACTAGACCTAAAAATTTTCTTTCAAGttccattttttaatttttttgaatagtgAAATGGATTTTTTGGATAGACCGAGCCCAAAACATATCTAAACTTAATTTCTTTTCAAAACTTAGTCGTGATTCAACCCGATCTATAAATAGATCTAACTCCACCTCTAAAagttttatttactaattttaatACAAGGTTACGTATTACCCTTTGAAATTCAAGAATGACACCGTTGCTATTACAACAATTAGGGGATGGTGATTTAAGGGCGCTTAAATAAGTATACCATGCAAATTCCTCCTCAACGGCTAAATAACATACTATACCTTTTCTTAAACTATATTAAGAATAGAGAGAGAGAacctttttagttttttaaaatagaTATAGTCAGCCAAGCTCACCTTCTAGAAGTTTATGTAATTCTTCTTTCATATTTAGTTGATATTCATTACCAGCGGTAAAGTTGGAAAATTTTTTgggacaaaattaaattatatatttttattgataataaaaatataattttattattttaataatttatatttttataattttaaaaaaattaattaaattattatcatttttaatagattaaaatgtaattttattattattaatttagaattttataaattataaaaaataaaataaaatcgagaCCGGCCCCTTGGCTCTCCCACCACTGCACATTGAGATTTATGTGGAACTGTTCATGTTCTTATTCAATCATCGCCAATCAAAGGACGTAAGGCACTTAATGATTAACAGGAGCTTTAAATAGGGATCATAAATTCAAAACCATTAGTTCAAGCTATCTTGCTCAACTTTACCtcttaattattaaataagactttaacatataatttcctttttaatgtggtacttatatatattttatttatatttgtattagATAAAAGTTATACATTAACTATTTAATGTTTTCgtgtttaatttagattttaaaattgaattaatgaaaattcataattagcaAATAATACTAactattaattttcataaaataaactaTAAAATCTAAATCAAATCACATCTATTGCActatatttgacaaattaaatataaaattatcattaaatttattctaccaacaaaattataaaaattacaaacttAATAATATCAGAAATTAACTTTCATAAAATCAGTCTTAAAATCCCCATTAAATACTAACAAATTAACATCATTACACCTTATATTTATCTACctatatattatcatattatgtCTCAAAATAATCTtatgttaatttattatttttatcaccGCTTCAATGAAATCATCTTTCTCCTAGTTTGAAAATGTATTAGGTTCATGGTTTggtcaacaaaaaaaaaatggaatacaCCAAAACGCAATCAATTCGTGACtggttgttttttttatatgtatttttattaaaattaaaatataatttcgtatatttataattttaaaaaaattaaattaaaaatttatcaattatgagagttaaaagtgtaaatttaccatgtgttatcttaaaattttaaatggctTAATTTATCATTTGAGAAGGGAGGCCCATAGGTACGAGTCTCATTATTTGCAATTGTCAATTTTGTATCTCTAGTTCTACCATTCGTAGTTGTTATGTGTGAGTTTTATCTGGTTATATTCTGATTCATCATCCATTTGTGTTTTGTATTCTCATGTTCGTTTTAATTTTCATGAAGATTAATTTTTTCAAGATTCGTAACTACTTCTCATAATAATGTCATATCTAAGGGTAGATTTTGATTTCTCCTTTTGAAAGTGCACCTAACACTTTAGTGTTCTACTTTATAATTGTTCGAACATATCTATACTTGTAACTGTGTTATATTTATACGCACAAAGATTATATTTGTTTAAGCACTCGtaaatataatcaaatatatattattgttaaataaatatattattgtcgaata
This window encodes:
- the LOC107928865 gene encoding transcription factor MYB30 yields the protein MVKKPCCDKSGLRQGTWTAEEDRKLTAYITRYGCWNWRQLPKFAGLARCGKSCRLRWMNYLRPNLKRGNFTKEEDETIITLHESLGNRWSAIAAMLPGRTDNEIKNHWHTNLKKHVKHKPSTTKLHDKYTNNQNLNDDHLQINPIIPPLILESSPPPPLSTNTQSPFTTTDNSVESTKADSVSDFWSEPFLLDILSDDLPTMGASAGFEFDLLDGEILSPFGFYDDLEPFSF